A single genomic interval of Lewinellaceae bacterium harbors:
- the rimO gene encoding 30S ribosomal protein S12 methylthiotransferase RimO, translating to MKTKGTRNQSINVITLGCSKNWVDSENMITQLQANAYEVSHEREDNQSEIVIINTCGFIDRAKEESIQTILEYAQMKQQGALDKLYVTGCLSQRYKDQLEVEIPEVDAYFGTMELPSLLHHLKADYRHDLIGERILTTPAHYAYLKISEGCNRTCSFCAIPLMRGKHISQPVEQLVKEARHLASQGVKELILIAQELTYYGLDIYKERALPRLLEALAEVPGIEWIRLHYAYPNKFPMEIIDAIKKHPNVCNYLDMPLQHISDPVLTNMHRQITRQETIDLVNRIRDIHPEIHLRTTMLVGFPGEKESDFQALCDFVQETRFDRLGVFQYSHEEGTSAYEMEDDVSAETKEQRMSQLMEIQQQISAELNEQKIGQNFKVLIDRKEGDYYIGRTEADSPEVDNEVLINAQEQYARVGDFAKVTIDDANEYDLFGTIVKDQI from the coding sequence GTGAAAACCAAAGGCACGAGAAACCAATCGATCAACGTCATCACTCTGGGTTGTTCCAAGAACTGGGTTGACTCAGAGAATATGATAACCCAATTGCAGGCCAATGCCTACGAAGTATCCCATGAACGGGAAGACAACCAATCTGAGATCGTGATCATCAACACGTGTGGATTTATCGACCGTGCCAAGGAAGAATCGATCCAGACTATTCTGGAATATGCCCAAATGAAACAACAGGGAGCGCTGGATAAGTTGTATGTCACTGGTTGCCTTAGTCAACGCTACAAGGATCAGCTGGAAGTGGAGATCCCGGAAGTAGATGCTTATTTCGGAACCATGGAACTGCCTTCACTGCTCCATCATCTGAAAGCTGATTACCGGCATGACCTGATCGGAGAACGGATATTGACAACCCCAGCCCACTATGCATATCTTAAAATATCTGAAGGATGTAACCGGACCTGTTCATTTTGTGCCATCCCCCTGATGCGAGGAAAACACATCTCCCAACCCGTAGAGCAGCTGGTGAAAGAAGCAAGGCATCTGGCATCCCAGGGTGTAAAGGAGCTGATCCTGATTGCCCAGGAGTTGACGTATTACGGACTGGATATCTATAAAGAACGTGCTCTCCCACGTCTGTTGGAGGCCCTGGCTGAAGTGCCCGGTATTGAATGGATACGACTGCATTATGCCTACCCGAATAAATTCCCGATGGAAATTATCGATGCGATCAAAAAGCATCCCAATGTCTGTAATTACCTGGATATGCCATTGCAACACATCAGTGACCCAGTTCTGACCAATATGCACCGGCAGATCACCCGGCAGGAAACCATAGACCTGGTCAATCGTATCCGGGACATCCATCCGGAGATACACCTGAGGACAACCATGCTGGTTGGATTTCCCGGAGAAAAGGAATCTGATTTTCAAGCACTATGTGATTTTGTACAGGAGACACGATTCGACCGGCTGGGCGTATTCCAGTATTCACATGAAGAAGGAACCAGCGCTTACGAAATGGAGGACGATGTCTCAGCCGAGACAAAAGAACAACGAATGAGCCAATTGATGGAAATTCAGCAACAAATATCCGCAGAACTGAATGAACAAAAGATAGGTCAAAACTTTAAAGTATTGATCGATCGCAAAGAAGGTGATTATTACATCGGGCGTACCGAAGCTGATTCTCCGGAAGTCGATAATGAAGTGCTTATCAATGCACAGGAACAATATGCCAGGGTCGGTGATTTTGCAAAGGTTACCATTGATGATGCCAATGAGTATGATCTTTTCGGAACGATCGTAAAGGACCAGATATGA
- the ilvD gene encoding dihydroxy-acid dehydratase, which translates to MKQELNQYSKEVTQNPSQPASQAMLHAIGLDDRDLKKAQVGIASTGWEGNPCNMHLNGLAATIKAAVQKEDLIGLIFNTIGVSDGISMGTLGMRYSLPSRDIIADSIETVVGAQWYDAVIPVVGCDKNMPGAMMALARINRPGILVYGGTIKPGHYQGQKLDVVSAFEAYGKRIAGNITEHDFNEVVRKACPGAGACGGMYTANTMASAIEAMGMSLPYNSSIPAVDEEKDQEMQKLGKAIRYLMENNIRPRDIMTKKAFENAIRVVIVLGGSTNAVLHLMAMAHAADVQLSLEDFQRISDETPYLADLKPSGQYVMEDLYRVGGVPGVMKYLLDHNLLHGDCLTVTGKTIAENLAEVSNLADGQDVIHPLEKPLKKSGHLQILYGNLAEEGAVAKITGKEGLRFTGNAKVYDGEQEAIDAISSGKIESGDVVVIRYIGPKGGPGMPEMLKPTSAIMGAGLGKSVALITDGRFSGGTHGFVVGHLSPEAAVGGNLALVRDGDRIEIDAETNQLVLHVDDKILAERRTQWSPPAPPATFGILKKYAQSVSSASKGCVTDL; encoded by the coding sequence ATGAAGCAAGAATTGAATCAATACAGTAAAGAAGTAACGCAGAACCCGAGTCAACCGGCATCCCAGGCGATGCTTCATGCAATTGGCCTGGACGATCGTGATTTGAAAAAAGCTCAGGTAGGCATCGCCAGTACCGGTTGGGAAGGAAATCCCTGTAACATGCACCTGAACGGACTTGCAGCCACCATTAAAGCTGCCGTACAAAAAGAAGATCTGATCGGGTTGATTTTCAATACCATTGGTGTTAGTGATGGTATTTCCATGGGAACCCTGGGAATGCGCTATTCCCTACCCTCCCGGGACATCATTGCAGATTCCATCGAGACTGTTGTCGGAGCCCAGTGGTACGATGCCGTCATTCCGGTCGTAGGATGCGACAAAAACATGCCTGGCGCCATGATGGCGCTCGCGCGCATCAACCGTCCTGGAATCCTGGTTTATGGTGGCACCATCAAGCCGGGTCATTATCAGGGTCAAAAACTTGATGTTGTTTCGGCTTTTGAAGCCTATGGAAAACGGATTGCCGGTAACATCACCGAGCATGATTTCAACGAAGTTGTCCGCAAAGCATGCCCGGGCGCCGGAGCATGTGGTGGAATGTATACGGCCAACACAATGGCTTCAGCCATTGAGGCAATGGGTATGAGCCTACCTTACAACTCTTCAATACCGGCGGTAGATGAAGAGAAAGACCAGGAGATGCAAAAACTGGGCAAAGCCATCCGCTACCTGATGGAGAACAACATCCGCCCCCGGGATATCATGACCAAAAAGGCGTTTGAGAATGCCATCCGGGTGGTGATCGTTCTGGGTGGATCAACCAATGCTGTGCTCCACCTGATGGCCATGGCCCATGCTGCTGATGTGCAGTTATCCCTGGAGGATTTTCAACGCATCAGTGATGAGACGCCTTATCTTGCCGATCTGAAGCCAAGTGGACAATACGTGATGGAAGACCTCTATCGTGTGGGTGGGGTCCCTGGTGTTATGAAATACCTGCTGGATCACAATTTACTGCACGGTGACTGCCTGACCGTGACCGGTAAAACCATAGCGGAAAACCTGGCAGAAGTTTCCAACCTTGCCGACGGACAGGATGTAATCCATCCCCTGGAGAAGCCATTGAAAAAAAGCGGCCACCTGCAGATCCTGTACGGTAATCTTGCCGAAGAAGGTGCGGTTGCCAAGATCACGGGGAAAGAAGGCTTGCGCTTCACTGGAAATGCCAAAGTTTATGACGGCGAGCAGGAAGCCATCGATGCTATCAGTTCAGGCAAAATAGAATCAGGTGACGTCGTGGTTATCCGGTACATCGGGCCAAAAGGCGGGCCTGGAATGCCGGAAATGCTGAAGCCTACCTCCGCCATCATGGGGGCAGGGCTGGGCAAATCCGTTGCATTGATCACCGACGGACGCTTCTCCGGAGGAACGCATGGGTTTGTGGTCGGCCACCTCAGTCCGGAAGCAGCCGTGGGAGGAAACCTGGCTTTAGTCCGTGACGGGGACCGTATCGAGATCGATGCGGAAACCAATCAGCTGGTGCTGCATGTCGACGATAAAATACTTGCTGAACGTCGTACTCAATGGTCTCCACCGGCACCACCTGCCACATTTGGGATCCTTAAAAAATACGCTCAATCGGTATCATCCGCCAGCAAAGGATGCGTGACCGATTTATAA
- the msrB gene encoding peptide-methionine (R)-S-oxide reductase MsrB, with product MDTIKPIVKTDAEWKAALSPEEYYVLREKGTERAFTGDLWDYHGDGIFVCAACGLPLFDSKTKFESGTGWPSFYKPISPVDVKEERDSSLGMIRTEVLCARCGGHLGHVFNDGPRPTGLRYCMNSVSMNVIPRDSLQVHKP from the coding sequence ATGGATACCATCAAACCGATTGTCAAAACAGATGCTGAATGGAAGGCTGCACTTTCACCTGAAGAATATTATGTCTTGCGGGAGAAGGGCACCGAAAGGGCATTCACAGGTGATTTGTGGGATTACCATGGTGATGGTATTTTTGTATGTGCAGCTTGCGGCCTGCCACTTTTCGATTCTAAAACGAAATTTGAGTCCGGAACAGGTTGGCCGAGCTTCTACAAGCCCATCAGCCCCGTTGATGTGAAAGAAGAGAGGGATTCTTCTCTGGGAATGATCCGTACCGAGGTTTTGTGTGCCCGTTGTGGTGGCCACTTAGGACACGTGTTTAACGACGGCCCACGGCCTACAGGATTGCGTTATTGTATGAATTCGGTGTCTATGAATGTCATTCCCCGTGATTCATTGCAAGTCCATAAACCCTGA